In Oryza sativa Japonica Group chromosome 8, ASM3414082v1, the sequence GTGGTAAATCTTCAGCGTCTTCATCCTCTTCgacttcgtcgccgtcgtcgtagtCGACGAACCTCCAGACCTGCAGGAGATCGCCGGAACATGGCACCCTGACGAGGTACTTGCTGCCGTTGTCCGCGTTCGTCACACTCCGCATGACctctctcgtcgccggcggcgacgacgcggccgcggcgcgaGGGACGTCGATCGCGTAGACGGAGCCGTCGTACCGCAACGTGTAGAAGAGGCCATCGGCGTCATCGTAGATGGCGTGGCGACAGCCGGTGGAGCAGTCCTGTCCCGGGTACGCGACTGGCGTCCACCGCTCGTCGCCGAGCCGCGCGAACGAGACATAGCCGTCCGGCCGGTGCAGGAGGAGCGCGACGCAGGCGCTCCCCTCGGCGGGGCTGCGCGAGAGGACCACCTGGTGGTACACCCATTCCCTCGCCTGCGCCGGCGAGTACTCAAGGGACGCCTCGCTGTATCCCATGTCGTCGTACACCCTGTATCTTGTCTTGCCCTTTTTGCTCGTGAACCTCTCGACGTTGTGGAGGGTGGTGATGGGCGGgagcgccgccgtggcgccggTGATGGGGTTGACGAGAACGAGATGGAGGTTGGGCGCCTCGTCGACGGTGACCAGCCACCCCTGCGACGCGCCGATCACGGGCCGGCCATCGAGCAGGGCGGCCGGGAGCGGGACACGGAGGGACTTGCCGGTGGCAGGGCAgtagagcgcggcggcggcggggccgtgGGCGTCACAGGCGTAGAGCAACCACGGCGGCTGCGCCGTCGTGGACGGCAGGTGGAGTCGCCGGAACGTGGCGTACGCGTCGCGCCAGGTGGAGCAGACGGCGCCGGAGCGGACGAGGTCGCCGAGGACGGACAAACACCCCATTACGGTGATGATGATGTCCTCCGGCAGCGCCGACCAGTCTGCAACGGCGGTTTCTTCCTCCATGGCGACGGATCTGCCGGAGGCGGCCGGGAGCCCTACTGGAAACGGATgaattggtttttttcttccTCTGCTTTGCGATTGCGATTGCGATTTGCTCGGATGGTTCGGTCGCGCTAGCGCATGCACATCGACCTATTTAAAAGGATAAAACGGCCGAGTCCGAGATCGAACTGTTCAGGCCATCACCGAGTCAGAGactgaggccctgtttagatgagactgaacttttaagtccctatcacatcggatgtttggacgctaattataaatattaaacgtagactattaataaaacccaaccataatcttggactaattcgcgagacgaatcttttgagcataattaatccatgattagcctatgtgatgctatagtaaacattctctaattatagattaattaggcttaaaaaatttgtctcgcgaattagctttcatttatgtaattagttttgtaagtagtctatatttaatactctaaattagtgtctaaatatagggactaaagttaagtcctggatccaaacaccacctgaaTAATACTGGATCCCGGCCTATTCCCTGGCCGGCCAGCCCGGGCAGTAAAATTCCACGGGCCAATTTTCCGGACCATTTGGAAGCCCATCAGCTGGGAAATTCCCGGCCCGATCCACGTGGAAAATCTCGTCGCGTCGCTCGCGTGCCGCAGCGACGATTCCCCTCTCGCGaacgaaggtcgccgccgccgccagtccTTCCCCTCCAGCGAGATGCAGCGCCAAGCCTCCCTCCTCCAAGATCTGGGTTGAGCTGCTCTTCACATCCTCTCCTTTTTCTAGGTTTTCTATAGGTGATGCACGGGTTTGTGGTTGAGTCCCATCTCTGCTCCCGATGCTCcaatcctcctctcctcctggatTCTGCCGAGGCGGCAGTGGCATTTGAAGGCGTCGCGAGAAGACGCAGGTCACTCTCTGACACGTGTGTCCCACAGTCAACTGTCGTCAACCGTACTcaatgacgggtgggcccgagAACAGGGAGTGCGGCAGATTTCATGGTACAGGATTTTCTCAAATGAAGCGGCGCAGGTTAATCAGGATTGGGTTTGAGTGGACTCTGCAAGATTCATACTTCAAAAGAAGAGAGTTCTGAACTTGTTCTCATCTCTGCAGCAAACAAAACGACTCTGTTTACAGAATTTGAGTGGCAAACCATGGATGTTCGATCGATCGGTTCTGTGATTCAGAAGTCAGAACTCAGAAGATTCAGTTGGAATTCAGAATCATGTACTGGTACATTTCAGCTGCATGCCATTTTGTTACTTTCAGTTTAAGTTCAGTGATTCTTCACCGTTGTAGCAGCACCACAATACATTGTAGTAGTGTAGCAAGCTTGGCCATGACAAACTGTCAAGAAATCTGCATGTTTAAACTTTTCAAGAACTCTCCAGCAATTGGTTTAGAGCAATCACTGGAATAAGTAAAAAGAATTACTAAATTAACTACATTCCACATATCAAACTAGTACCTTCAAAATTCCCAAACAGAAAGGGATACTACCTGAAATCCTGAATGGTTCAGGAGATTCAGTTACTGTAATCATTCATCAGAATTCAGTCACATCATGCATATTTCTACCAAGTTTAGCATCAGCAGTAATATATTTCTACTTAGCAATATGTTGGATGGTGCCAGTTTTCAGATGCtgctttttttagataatggttcAGGAGTAATTGCTTCTACTACCTAGGTACCGAGTAGTTGGTAGTTTTTACCTATTGCGGTGATTACTCTAAACAGATTGTTTGATGCAAAAGTACTACTCCGTACATAACACAAACAAGACAGTTCACCATTAACTTGTATATTGCTTGAAGTTTTTTCGTGGCCAAGTTTGCTACTGTATATTATATCACCTTGAAGCAAATGTACCACTGAAATGGCAACAAAATGACTTGCAGTTGAATGTTGTGTATGACTTTGGAGTTCAGACTtcgaattttatttgttttgcaAAAACAACACGGCCAAGAAAATCCTCATGTTAATGAGCCCGATGAAGTCTTCTACATATCATAGTAACTCATGTTAATCACCCTTAAGCAAAAAGAGAATAACCGAACTCTGTAAATTCACTCCTTTGAACAGGTTCGTTTTGTTTGCAGCGACCAGAACAAGTTCAGAACTCGTTCTGTACGAAATTTGCAGAGTGTACTCAAATTCAATCCTAAATGTGCGCCTCGTTCGAGCAAATTTCACACATCTTCCGTAGTTCCGTTCAAGTTAGCACGGCTCGTCGATGGCTAATCCTATTGCACCCGCTGTGTTCGGGCCCACCAGTCATTGACTGTGCCTGACCCCACCAGTCATTGGCTATCTGGCTGTGCGCAACTGGCAACCCGTGACTCTtctatcctctcctcctcgcgacGCCCATTCACTGTGctcgggcccacccgtcattgACTTCTTTTGACCTCATTGACCAAAGGGCCCACACGTCAGAGAGCGACCTGCGTCTCCCTCTTCCTCGCGACGCTTTCAAAtgcgccaccgcctcgcctctctcgccttcctcgccacgccacgccacgccacgccacgccgcgccacgccacgccacgccgagAAGCCGAGGAGTAGCAGgccactcgccgccgcgcgcgcatctCCGGCGTACGTACGTCGTCCcatccgcggcggcgcgcgcgggatgGAGGTTTTCCAGGGCGTGCAGTTCGCGCGGCTGCGGAACTGGTGGGAGGAGACGTACGTCACGGCCGACGAGGACGGGAGGTCGGTCTACCACTACGCCCCAGACCGCCACCGCCCGGCGCACGAGGCAATCTGGGCGGTGCAGATGGTCCTCGCCGGGGCGCCCCCGACGCAGTACGTGCTCCTCCGCGGCGCCTACGGCCGCTACCTTGGTGCCCCGGACGCCGTCGTGCGCCGCTGGCCGCTCTCCTGCTGCTGGCCCGCCCCCGTCGTCGGCCAGCGCGACTTCGACCAGCCGGAGGTCGACGCCATCATGTGGCGTGCCGTCAGGCGGGCCGACCACGTCCTCTGCCTGCACGACAAGTCCGGCCGCTACCTGCGCGGCAAACTGGGTACCCTGGTTCTCGGTGACCGCCCCAGACTCACCGTCGGCGATGGCCGCCTCAACGACGACGAGAAGGCGTTGCGGTGGGAGGTGCTTCCCGTCCTCCCGAATCCAGGCAGGCCGGAGCTCCCGATCTCCATTGTGCCTGAGGTGAGCTCCTCCGATCCTCTCTCCCATCTCTTGTTGCGATTCTTGGTGTTTGTCGCGTGTCCTCTATGCGATTCTGCAACTTGTTTGCGTCATCATTCGTTCTGCTACAATCTGTGATGctgatttggtgggggattaaTCTTGATTTCTTGCAAGAACAAACCGTGAACTGATCAAATTCCTTGTGCTACCGTTGCTGATTTTTGTGCAGGCCGACTTGGTCGGGCGCCTCGTCAAGGCGTGCTTCCTCCCGCTGCAGCGGGAGATCCAGTTCGtggaggccgacgacgacggcaacaTCGGCGAGGGACAAGAAGTCTGGGATTCGTTTCAGTACGAGGGGAGGTCGGTGCAGCTCCTGAGAAACGAGCTCGAGGACCGTGTGGGCTACGCCATCACGGTGTGcgtccgcgccggccgccatggGCAGCACAGCCCTCTGCTCATCAACCTGCCTCACAGCCGGGAGACCCTGCACATCGTCGTTCTCAGGCGCAACAGCGAAGGTTCGATCtcgatatgcatgcatgcttctGAATTTTTCTGAACATAGTTTATGCTGTTCTGAAATTGTTGGCAATGCTGTGGGCGATGTTTCTGAATGGCATGCATATCTTTTTCTTGTCCTTTTTGTTAGTTCAACACTGTAGATCTTTCCAGTTTTCAGTAAGTTTTGTGGAATTTGTGGAAAATTCAGTCATGTTTTTACTTGTTGAGTTAGGACTTGTCTGAACAACATTGTAGTAGAACGGCAGAAGTGAACATTGCAGTAGGAATTGTTTTTACTTGCTGACAAATGTGAGGAATTTTCTGTTGATGGAATGCTAGTCAGGCATCACAAGAAAATTGTTTGCAATTGATAGGATTTTATCTCAATATTGTGGATAACATCAATTGGTAGTATCAGAATGGTATGGTAATATTGTTGTGGTGGGTCTGTCATTTAAAATAGATTGTCTGAAACCATTTCAAGTTCTTATTATCTGCATATAGAATGGATGCTAATTTCAATTTGTTTTGATTATTGTCAAATCAGTGTTTAGTGTGAGATTCGGCATCCTCGTAGTACCTTAATTGTGGGGTTTCAAGTCTGAAACCTGTTCAAGTTCTTAGTTTGCATAATTGCTTGCACTGTTTATTACTTTCAAGAGTAGTACTGCTTGGGCACTGTCTAACTGCATATTTCTCTGCTATGGCTGCAGCGGATAATCAGTTGACATTCCCAGATCCCAAAGCATCATCACGTCGGAGATATAGGCATCGGAGGAGGGCCATAATTCAGTGAATCCTTTCGTGCTGAATTTCTGACAGGCTCAGGGAAATCGAGGGAAGATCAGTGTGTTGGTTTTAGAGGCATAGAGTAGAATTTTCAGTCGATGCCGGAAATGCAGTTTTATGTTGCTCTCAGCTGTAGAATGACagaaaaaaactgaaattgTCAGGGTGTGCAATGGGTGTTTTTACACAGTTTACATGCTTCGAAAACCCGGTATAAGTGAAACAGGGTTTTCTGACGAAAATATTGGTTTTGGTGACAATTTAGTCATGATGCCTAGTATGGATTTATGACAAGAATGTTCGCTTAACTCCTGCAACATGTATTACAGTTCATGCTAAACTAGGTAGAATTATGCACGtcgttctgaattctgatgagtAATAGCGTGTCCCTCTCCATCTATTTGGGAACTTTCACGGTGCCGGTTTGCAGATGCTGCTTTGCTATGCAGAATCTAGTAGAGTAGTTCTTTACCTGTTCCTGTGATTACCCTAAACCAACTATTAGTTCCAAAAGTTAAGAACAACCGGCTGAAGGACTGATGGATCGATCATCCATGGAATCTTCCTAATAACTCTGTAAATTCACTTCTTTGAAAAGAACTGGACAGATTCTAATTTCACTCTGTAAATTCAGTCATGACAAAAATATTGATTAAGTTGACAGTTAGTAATGCCAAATGTTTTGAATTCTGAAGAGTCATGACAGTAACTGAATCTCCTGAAGTTTGGAGATGCTACATTTCTTGTTACGGTGAGTCGGTGATTGTCTACCCTAGACCAAATTTTAGatcaaaaagtaaaaaaaaatatgacaagAGAGTTCTCTAGAAGCGAACAACAGACTGATTACTTCCTCCTTTCAAAACAGattgatgcattttttttaagggCCAAGTTTGCTATATTGCGTTTTATCTTGAGCGATTTGTATGGTGgtgaccattttttttctttgaaacacTGCAGCTGAATGCAGAGGCAGTGTGACTTCAGAGTTCATACA encodes:
- the LOC4344743 gene encoding F-box protein SKIP23, which encodes MEEETAVADWSALPEDIIITVMGCLSVLGDLVRSGAVCSTWRDAYATFRRLHLPSTTAQPPWLLYACDAHGPAAAALYCPATGKSLRVPLPAALLDGRPVIGASQGWLVTVDEAPNLHLVLVNPITGATAALPPITTLHNVERFTSKKGKTRYRVYDDMGYSEASLEYSPAQAREWVYHQVVLSRSPAEGSACVALLLHRPDGYVSFARLGDERWTPVAYPGQDCSTGCRHAIYDDADGLFYTLRYDGSVYAIDVPRAAAASSPPATREVMRSVTNADNGSKYLVRVPCSGDLLQVWRFVDYDDGDEVEEDEDAEDLPLGTKHLQIFKVDGGEQKLVEASAASLEDHVLFLGHGFSACFPAEHFPALKPGCAYLADDHELVSVSKHCRRDIGRWDMKRGQMERLSGEDDVAAPSQPWLNWPSPVWITPTFY